Proteins from one Flavobacterium branchiarum genomic window:
- the hisG gene encoding ATP phosphoribosyltransferase: MSTLKIAIQKSGRLNEESIQILKDCGISIDNGNDQLKAEATNFPLEVLFLRNSDIPQYLIDGVVDAAIVGDNLLVEKGNGIQIAQKLGFSKCKVSVAVPKAFEYKSINDLNGLRIATSYPNTVTDYFNSFGLSVDIHQISGSVEIAPNIGLADAIVDIVSSGSTLFKNNLKEVEVILKSEAVLAVSPKITPENQKLIDTLKFRIESVLRARNSRYILMNIPNDKIEEVGKILPVLRSLTVLPLAQPGWSSVHSVIEKDTFWDVIDKLKDVGAEGILVCPIEKMVL, encoded by the coding sequence ATGAGTACATTAAAAATTGCAATTCAAAAATCTGGTCGTTTAAACGAAGAAAGCATTCAAATCCTAAAAGATTGCGGTATTTCGATAGACAACGGTAACGACCAATTAAAAGCCGAAGCAACAAATTTTCCTTTAGAAGTTTTATTTCTGAGAAATTCAGATATCCCACAATATTTAATCGATGGCGTTGTAGACGCTGCGATTGTTGGAGATAACCTATTAGTTGAAAAAGGAAATGGAATTCAAATTGCACAAAAATTAGGATTCTCTAAATGCAAAGTTTCAGTTGCAGTACCTAAAGCTTTCGAATACAAATCTATAAATGACCTAAACGGATTACGCATTGCAACTTCATATCCTAACACTGTTACCGATTATTTTAACTCATTCGGATTAAGTGTTGACATTCACCAAATCTCGGGTTCTGTAGAAATTGCTCCAAATATTGGTCTTGCAGATGCTATTGTAGATATCGTTTCTAGCGGAAGTACATTGTTTAAAAACAACCTAAAAGAAGTAGAAGTAATTTTAAAAAGTGAAGCTGTTCTTGCTGTTTCTCCAAAAATAACCCCAGAAAATCAAAAACTAATTGATACGCTAAAATTCAGAATAGAATCTGTTCTTAGAGCCAGAAATTCAAGATACATCTTGATGAATATCCCGAATGATAAAATAGAAGAAGTTGGAAAAATACTTCCTGTTTTAAGAAGCCTTACCGTATTACCTCTAGCACAACCTGGGTGGAGTAGTGTACACTCAGTAATAGAGAAAGATACTTTTTGGGATGTAATTGATAAACTAAAAGATGTTGGAGCAGAAGGAATTTTAGTTTGTCCGATTGAGAAAATGGTACTATAA
- the hisD gene encoding histidinol dehydrogenase produces MNKIYSPKPETWSEILKRPTKTIDDIEVTVKEIFKEVQKKGDEAVSKYTAIFDGTVLDSNEVTQDEINEAIATIPEDLKEAIQLAKSNIYKFHSAQKTERITIETTEGVNCWQEKRPIQKIGLYIPGGTAPLFSTVLMLAVPATIAGCNEIVLCSPPDKNGKINPAILYTANLCGVTKIIKVGGIQAIAGMTFGTETIPKVYKIFGPGNQFVTVAKQLATQFGVAIDMPAGPSELLVVADDSAVPAFVASDLLSQAEHGTDSQVILVSTSKKIIDAVETEIQSQIAVLPRKTIAEKAIANSKLIFVESNTVALDLINEYGPEHFIICTEDDDFYSDGIYNAGSVFIGNYTPESAGDYASGTNHTLPTNGYAKNYSGVNLDSFMKSMTFQKITEKGILNIGKAIEVMAEAEGLQAHKNAVTLRLAEINSLKN; encoded by the coding sequence ATGAACAAGATATATAGTCCAAAACCAGAAACTTGGTCAGAAATTTTAAAAAGACCAACCAAAACAATCGATGATATCGAAGTTACGGTTAAAGAAATCTTTAAAGAAGTACAGAAAAAAGGAGACGAAGCTGTTTCTAAATATACTGCCATCTTTGATGGAACTGTTTTAGATTCTAATGAAGTAACACAAGACGAAATAAACGAAGCTATAGCAACGATACCTGAGGATCTTAAAGAGGCAATTCAGTTAGCAAAAAGCAATATATACAAATTTCACTCAGCACAAAAAACAGAAAGAATAACTATTGAAACTACAGAAGGAGTTAATTGCTGGCAAGAAAAAAGACCGATTCAAAAAATTGGTTTGTATATTCCAGGAGGAACAGCTCCTTTGTTTTCGACAGTTTTAATGCTTGCTGTTCCAGCTACAATTGCAGGTTGCAACGAAATCGTTTTGTGTTCACCACCTGATAAAAACGGAAAAATAAATCCTGCTATTTTATATACGGCAAATTTATGTGGTGTTACCAAAATTATAAAAGTTGGAGGAATTCAGGCTATTGCAGGAATGACTTTTGGAACTGAAACAATACCTAAAGTATACAAAATATTTGGACCTGGAAATCAGTTTGTAACAGTCGCAAAACAATTAGCAACTCAGTTTGGTGTAGCTATAGATATGCCCGCTGGTCCATCTGAATTATTGGTTGTTGCCGATGATAGTGCTGTTCCAGCTTTTGTTGCTTCCGATTTATTATCGCAGGCAGAACACGGTACAGATAGTCAAGTAATTCTAGTTTCTACTTCAAAAAAAATAATTGATGCTGTAGAAACTGAAATTCAATCTCAGATTGCTGTATTACCTAGAAAAACGATTGCTGAAAAAGCAATTGCTAATTCAAAATTAATTTTTGTTGAAAGCAATACCGTCGCGCTTGATTTGATTAATGAATATGGTCCTGAGCACTTTATTATTTGCACAGAAGATGATGATTTTTATTCTGATGGAATATATAATGCTGGATCTGTTTTTATTGGTAATTATACTCCAGAAAGTGCTGGTGATTATGCTTCTGGAACCAATCATACCTTACCAACAAATGGATATGCTAAGAATTATAGTGGCGTAAATCTTGATAGTTTTATGAAATCAATGACTTTCCAGAAAATAACCGAAAAAGGGATTCTGAATATCGGTAAAGCAATCGAAGTCATGGCTGAAGCAGAAGGTTTACAGGCGCATAAAAATGCAGTAACACTTCGTTTAGCCGAGATTAATTCTTTAAAAAATTAA